The Streptomyces fungicidicus nucleotide sequence GGCACCACGTCCGTGGCGACCAGGGTGCCCTGGGCGTTGGGTATGCGGACGTACTCGGCCTGGCAGGTGCTCATGAACTCGCGGTGCAGGCAGTTCGACGGGAAACCGTTGCGGCAGTTGGCACAGGTGTTGTCCGAGGTCGCGAACGAGCCGACGACGAACTGGCCCGGCTTCACCGCCGTGACCTCGGAGCCGACCTCCTCGACGAAGCCGACGTACTCGTGCCCCATCGGATGGGCGTCGCCGATCGGCTCCAGGCCGCGCCAGGGCCACAGGTCGGAGCCGCACACACAGGTGACGGCCGTGCGGATGACCGCGTCGGTGGGGTGGAGGATCTCCGGGTCGTCCAGCGTCTCGAAGCGGACGTCACCGGGGGCGTGGATCACTGCGCCGCGCATGGGGGTTCCTTTGCTCACATGGATTCGGACCTCTGTGGACGGTCCGCGTACGGCCGCCCCCGGGCGGAAGGCCGGGGACAGTGCCGTCTCCTCCAGGTAACCCCATCGGCTGCGGCCAACCAGGCACCGAGCCTGGAGATGGCGGCCGAACCCGGCCTCACGGTCACCATCTACACGGCGGAACCCGGCTCCCCCTCCGAAGAGGGCCTGCGCCTGCTCGCCTCCTGGTCCGCGACACGGGAAGCCCTCGCCGGACCGCAGCGGGAGGACTGACCGGCCCCCGGGGCGGGCGGCGCCCGAAGTGCTCGCGCGGCTGTGAGCAGGCAGTCTGTGAGCAGCGCGGAGGACGCCCGGCGCGCGCCTCCGCGGCGCCTCGTGGTGCCCGCACGGGCTACTCACCTCGAAAGGTCCCTGTGATGCAGACCCTCACCCTCAACAACGGCGTCGAGATGCCGGCCCTGGGACTCGGCGTCTTCCAGACCCCGCCCGACGAGACCAGGGCCGCTGTCGCGGACGCGCTCGACCTCGGCTACCGGCACATCGACACCGCCGCCGCCTACGGCAACGAACGCGAGGTCGGCCAGGCCGTCCGCGACTCCGGGGTGCCGCGCGACGAGATCTTCATCGAGACGAAGATCTGGATCAGCGACTTCGGGTACGACGAGACCCTGCACGGCTTCGAGAAGAGCGCCGCGAAGCTGGGGGTGGACCGTCTCGACCTGCTGATCCTGCACCAGGCCCTGCCGTCGGAGTTCGACAGGACCCTCGCCGCCTACCGCGCACTGGAAAAGCTCCTCGCCGACGGCAAGGTGCGCGCCATCGGCGTCAGCAACTTCATGGTCGACCACCTGACCACGCTGCTGGACGCCACCTCCGTCGTGCCGGCGGTCAACCAGCTGGAGATCCACCCCTACTTCCAGCAGCGTGCCGTGCTCGACTTCGACGACCGGCACGGCATCCTCAATCAGGCGTGGTCGCCGATCGGGGGGATCACCTTCTACCCGGGCTTCGGGGAGGACCGCAGGAGCGTCCTCGAGGACCCGGCCGTCACCCGCGTCGCCGAGGCGCACGGCAAGAGCCCCGCCCAGGTGCTGCTGCGCTGGGGTCTGCAGCAGGGCCGCTCGGTCATCCCCAAGTCCACCAGGCGCACCCGCATCGCCGAGAACATCGACGTCTTCGACTTCGAGCTCACCGCGGCCGAACTCACCGCCCTGGACGCGCTGGAGACCGGCCGGCGCGGCGGCCCCGAACCCGAGGACGTCACCCTCGCCGACTTCGGCCGCGCCGTCCCCGAGGCCTGACCCGCCCGGCGGCGGGCTGCCGGCGGCGGTCCTGTTCCGTGACCGGCTCAGGTCCGCACCGGCGGCGGCCTGTCCCCGGCCGCCCGCGCCGCAACGGCGCAGAACCCGGTCGTGGGCTCGCCACGTGAGGATCCGACCGGACGTGGGTCAGTCGATGCCTTCGACGATGCGGAAGTCCCGCTCGACGCCGTCGGAGAGGGCGACCAGCGCCTCCTGGTAGGACGCGCTCTCGCGCGCCGCGACGGCCTGCTCGAAGCTGTCGAACTCGATCAGGACGGTGCGCTCGGCGATTCCGGCGTCGTACGCCACGACCCGACCGCCACGGACGAGGACCCGGCCGCCCCCGGCCGCGACGGCCAGGCGGGCCAGCTTGTTGTAAGCAGCCAGCTTCTCAGGGTCCGAGATGGTGCGGTAGACGCTGACCCAGTAGCCCTTGGGCATGGAACCTCCGGTGTCGGGATGAGTGCATCTGACTTACGGGGTGGTCCCGGACGAGCGTCGGCGGGCGAGAGCGAGGCTTGTCAGCGTCGTGATCGCCATGGCGCCGATGCCGACCAGCGCCGCGGTGGTGTAGGCGCCGTCGTCGGGGAAGAGGTGGCCGGGGCCGGTGCCCGCGGCGAGGATCAGGCCGCCGATGGCGCTGCCCAGGGAGTACCCGACGCTGCGGACGACGTAGTTGAAGCTCATGGCGCTCGACGTCTCGCTCCTGGGGGTGACGGCCAGGATGACGCCGGGCATCGCGGCCGAGAAACCGCCGACGCCGAAGCCGAGCACGCCCATCGCCACGAACAGTTCGGCCAGGTCCGACCTGGCCGCCGCGAACAGGGCGAACCCGCCGCCGACCACGACGGCGCTGCCCGCCAGGAGCAGAGGGCCGGCGATCCGCGTCCGGACCCGCGGCATGAGCTTGCCGGCGACGAACCCCAGCACCGAGAACGGGATGAGGACCAGCCCGGCGAGGAAGGTCGTCAGCCCGAAGCCGTAGCCGGCGCCGTGCGGCGTCTGCGCGTACCGGGTGATGAGCGTGAGCAGGAGGTACATGCCGATCCCGCCGACGAACATGGCGAGGTTCGCCCCGGCGACCGCCGGGTGCCGCACCGCCCGCACGTCGACCAGGGGCGTCGTGCTGCGCAGTTCGACGACGGCCCAGACGCAGAGCAGCACCACCGCGACGACGGCAAGGCCCGCGGCCACGGCGAGGTGGCGGCTCCACAGAGTCCGTTCGCCGGCGAGGAACAGCACCAGGAGCAGCGCGGCGGCCAGGACGACCGCGCCTGCCACGTCCACGCGGGCGGAGCGGCCTTCGGGGGCTTCGGGCATGGAGCGCCACGCGGTCAGGAGGGCGGCGGCGGTGACGACCAGGCCGAGGCCGTAGGCGGCCCGTACCCCGCCGAGCTCGGCGAGCAGTGCGGCCAGCGGGTAGCCGACGCCGGCCCCGATGATCGAGACCACCGAGATCAGGGCGATCACTGCCGCGCCGCGCTCCTCGGGGAGGTGGTCCCGGGCCACGCCCATCATCAGCGCCGTCAGCCCGAGCCCGACGCCCTGGGCCGCCCTGCCTGCCAGCAGCCACGCGAACGGCAGCGGCAGCACGGTGAGCACGCTGCCGGCGACGACGACCGCCAGCGTGGCGAGGATCGTGGTCCGCCGGTGCGGGCCGGCTCCGAGCCGGCCCAGGACCGGCGTGGCGACGGCGCCGCTGAGCAGCGCGATGGTCAGCGTCCACTGCGCGCTGCCGAGCGAGACGTGGAACGAGGTCGCCACACTGGTGATGAGCGGCGTCCCCAGGCTGGCGACCGCCGCCACGACCAGAGCGACGAACGTCAGGGCGGGGACCAGCAGCCGCGGTTCGGAACGCGCCACCGGGAACGCCTTCTCCGCGGCCCCGCCCACCGGTTGCCCGGTCACTGCTTCGGCCTTTCGCGGGCCTGGCTTTCGAGCTCCGCCAGATGCTTCAGGGCCGGAAGGGCCGCCACCAGCGCCTCGACCTCGTCGCCGGTGAGCCCGCCGATCAACCGCTCGAACGCGTGGACGCCCGCCTGGCGCCGCGTCCGGACATAGGAGGCGCCGGCCTCGGTCAGGCACACCAGAGTGACCCGCTTGTCGGACGCGTCGCCCCGCCGCTCGACCAGGCCGGACTCCTCCATCACCCGGACCAGGGCGGTCATCGCGGGCTGGGTGACGCCCTCGACCGCGGCCAGATCGGTGATGCGCCGCGGGCCGGTCCGGTCCAGCGTGGCCAGGGTGGCGGCGGACGTCAGGCTCATGTCCCGGGGCAGGCGTCTCGCGGCTCTGGTGGCCAGGCCGTAGAGGGCTTCCCCGATGGCGGCGGACGCGCCAGGAGCGGTGTCTTGACGACTCATGCCCGAAGCATAGCCTTTTTATATTCATAGTTTATGGAAATCGCGGACTGGTACGGGCGGCCTCGACGGCGGTGGCCAGTGGATCGCGGGGTGCGCGGCCGAGCAGGTCGGCGAGGTCGGGTGCGGTGCCGTCCAGGAAGCCGTGCCGGACGCCGGTGGCGATCGAGGCCAGCATCGGCGGCTGGAACGGCAACAGCCCCGGCGTCTCGAGGAGCCTGCGCCGGTACTCGCCCAGGCTGATGGCGCGGTGCGCGACACCGAGTCCGCCGGCCACCTGTCCGGCCGTGACCGGTGTGCCGACGAGGTCGTAGACGCGCCCGCCGTGAGGTGCGGGATCCGACGCCACCACCGCCGCGGCCTCGGCCAGGTCTTCTCGCGCGACCGCGGCCAGCGCACCCTCACCGAAGGCGGACTCCACACCGTCACCGGCCCACATCAGCAGGCCCCCGAAGAGTTCGGCGTACAGGCCGTTGCGCAGGATCGTCCACGGCACCCCGCTCCCCCGCACCAGGCGCTCGGTCGCCCGGTGCGCGAGTGCGAAACCGAGGTGATCGCCGGCGGTGGTCAGGCTCGTGTAGACAACATGACCGACGCCGTCGCGGACGGCGGCGTCCAGGACCGCCGCGTGCCGGGCGACGACCCGGTCGTCCTCGGCATAGCCGGCGGAGACGAGCACCAGAGTCGACACACCGGCGAGGTCGAGGTCCGCGGGGTCGTCGAAGTCGAGACGCCGCATCCCCTCGCCCGGCGTGCGGCTGCCGCCGCTCGCGACGGCACCGCGGGCGTGCAGCGCCGCAAGTGCGGCCGAGCCGAGGTTCCCACGCGCTCCGGTCACCAGAATCATGATCACTCGCAGTCTTCCGTCGTGGTTCCGATCAGTAACTACGCTTGATCCTCGACCGCACTCTCACCGGCCACAAGAAGGCAGTCCGATGTCACTCACGCACACCGCGGTAACCACCACCCCCGCCGAACTGGACCCGTGCGGACGCGAAGACCACCCCGACTGCGGCATCCGCGACGTCCTGGACCGCATCGGGGACAAGTGGTCGGTGCTCGTGATCGTCGAACTCGCCGGGGGGCCACGCCGCTTCCGTGAACTGCAGCGCGCCGTCGACGGCATCTCCCAGCGCATGCTCACCCTCACCGTGCGCAGGCTCGAACGCGACGGCCTCGTGCTGCGCACCGTGTACCCGACCGTCCCGGCCCGGGTCGACTACCGCCTGACCGGGACCGGGGCCGGCCTGACCCACTTGGTCAAGGCGCTCGCCGACTGGTCCCTCGCACACCGTGACGTCATCGCCGAGGCGCGGCACGCGTACGACCGGGCCCACCCCGACCACGACATCCGCTGACACGAGCAGCGGGATCGAGCCCCCGAGGCCGCCCGGCGGGTTCGTGGGAGCATGCCGTCCCATGACCCCACACGACTTGACGGCCGAGGTCCGGCAGCTGCTTCACGAACTCTGCGTCGACCTCGGCTTCTGTCTGCCGCCCGAGGAGCGTCGGCGCCTGCGGGAAGCACCGCCGGCCGACGCGGACGGCTTCACCGGCGCCGTCTTCGCGGCGGAGGGCTTGGACCCCGGCCCGCATTCCGAGTTGTGGCGCCAGGTTCGGGACCGGGTGGAGCGGCACATGCGCAGATGGGGCGAGCCGCGTATCCATGTGACGGATTGGGACGAGACCGACGGCCGGGGCGTGCCCGCGGTCTTCGTGCACAACATCTTCACCTGGGGCGGAGACGACCTCTACGGCTTCGCGGCGCAGCGTCCACTGGCCGACCGTCACCGTCTGCTGCTGGTGGACCGGCGCGGTTACGGTCGCAGTCCGGACACCGCGCGCGGCGACTTCGAGACCGACGCCGACGACGTCGTCGGCCTGCTCGGCGAACCGCGTTCCGGCCCGGACGGGCACCAGGGGCCGGCGCATCTGGTCGGTCACGGCAACGGCGGGGTGATCGCCATGCTCGCCGCCGCCCGCCGCCCCGATCTGGTCCGGTCGCTGACGCTCATCCAGCCGTCCGCCTTCACGGCCGCCGCCGAGCACCCCACCGTCGCGGCGATGCTGGAACGCGTGGCCGGGACGGCTCCCGGGCACCTGCCGGAGTCCGTGACCGCGGCCGAGTTCCTGCGCGCCTCCACCGAAGGCATCGGGCTGCCGATGCCGGAGCCGACCGCACGGCGGCTGCGGGCGGTGGCCACGTCGATGCGGGAACGGCCCATCTGGGAGGCGAACGTTCCGCTGGAGCCGCTGCGTTCCGCTCCATGGCCGACGCTGATCGTCTGCGGTACTTGGGAGGACGCCCCCACCCTCTACCGCACCCACGTCGGCGAACCGCTGATGGCGTGCGCCGAGGTCCTCACGGACGCCCTCGGCGCCCGGTTGCTGCGCGTCCCGGGTTTCTACCCGCACACCCAGCATCCGGACGCCGTCAACGCGGCCCTGCGACAGCATTGGGGCATCCGGTGATCCGGGCCGCGTGCATGCCGCCGCCGGACCACCGGAATGACCGCATCACCGCCTGCGGGGCCGGCCGGTGCCGATTCCCGCCACATGCAGCGCCAGGGCGGTCAGCCCCAGCAGCATGACGTTCACCGAAGAAAACACGTCGTTCGTGCCGATCTCCGCCGCGTTGATGAGGAACGCGATGAAGAACAGGACCGCTGCGACTATTCCGACCATGACAAGCTCCCTCTCCTCAGGATGAAGCCCGTATGCCCGCCCAGCGCGCTCGCAGACCCACCGGAACCGGAACCGCGCCGGAAGAGCCTCACAGTCGCCGGACGCGCAGCACACAGCTCCGCATGGGCAGGGTGCACTCACCGCGGGACGTTTCCGGTTGGGCCTGGGCGGTGGTCAGGGCAGGGTCCATTTCTGGTTGGGTCCGGTGTGGCAGGTCCACAGATGGACCGGCGTCCCGTCGTTCCACGTACCGCCCGAGGCATCCAGACACTTGCCCGACTGCGGATTGCGGACCGAACCGTCCGACTGCGCCGACCACTTCTGCGCCCCCGTCCCGTTGCACGTCCACAACTGCACCCGCGTACCGTCCGCACTCCCCCCACCCGAGACGTCCAGACACTTCCCCAACACCCTCAACGAACCGTCACCCGCAACCGACCACCGCTGCGCCACCGTCCCGTTGCACGTCCAGAGCTGCACCCGAGTACCGTCCGCCGTACCGGCATCGGCCACATCCAGACACTTGCCACCGACACCCCTCACCTCACCCGTGCGCGGATCGGAAGGGGTGCCGGCCTGCTTGATCCGGATGTTGCGGAAGGCCACCTCGTCGCCGTCTCCGTGGTTCTGCAGGCCGATGTGCCCCTGCCGCAGGCTGCGCGCCGGGTCGGTGTTGGTGAAGTCGTTGATCCTGCGGCCGTTGAGGAAGAGCTCCAGCCACTCCCCGGTGACGCGGATCTCGTACGTGTTCCACTCCCCCGGCGGGTTCAGCGCCGCGTCGCGTGCCGGCAGGTCGGCCGACTGGAATCCGTACACGGCTCCCGTGGTGCGGTCGGCGGCGTCGGTGGCGTCGATCTGGATCTCGTAGCCGTTGTTCACCGCCGACCACGGGTCGTCGGACGACGGGAAGCCCACGAACACACCGGAGTTGTCGTCGCCGCTCGCCTTCCAGTCCAGTTTCAGGGAGTAGTCGCCGGTGATCTCCCTGGCGTCGTACCAGAGCAGGCCCAGACCGCCGTGCGAGGTCAGGGTGCCGTCGGCCAGGGTGAAGCCGCCGGGTCCCGCCTGCTTCCAGCCCGTCGTGCCGGTGCCGTCGAACAGCGGCGTGTAGCCGGTCTCCGGGCGGCAGTCGGCCTGGGTGGTGCCCGCGGCCCAGCGGATGCCTCCGAGCAGGTGCCGGCGGAAGACGGGATCCGCGTAGGACTCCTCGGTGTGGCCGCCGCCTGTGTAGAAGGCGCGGCCCCCGGCGTAGTCCTTGCACCATGCGATCGGGTGGTCTCCGGACATGCTGCCGCCGGAGTAGCTGGACTCGTCCAGCGAGGCGAGGACGTGGGCGGTGGTGCGGGGGTTGGTGCGGTAGTTGTACCACTCGTCGGTGCGCTGCCAGGTGCCGCCCAGATGCGCGGTGGCGTCGTGCGCCCGGTCCTCGACCTCGACGGTGGCCTGCTGGATGGCCGGGTGGGACTGGAAGAGGGCGCCGGCCAGCCCTTCGTAGAACGGCCAGTCGTACTCGGTGTCGGCGGCTGCGTGGATGCCGACGTATCCGCCGCCCGCCCCGAGGTACTGCTCGAAGGCGGTCTGCTGGGTGGGGCCGAGGACGTCGCCCGTGGTCGACAGGAAGGCCACGGCCCGGTACCGGGCCAGGTTGGCGGTGGTGAAGGCCTGCGGGTCCTCGGTGGCGTCGGCGGTGAAGCCGTTCGCCGCTCCGAGGTCGCGCAGTGCGGTGATGCCCTCGTCGATCGAGGAGTGGCGGAAGCCCGCCGTCCGGGAGAAGACGAGGAGCCGGTACGCGGGGTCGGCCGCCGCGGCCGCCGCGACGTCCGCGGTGCGGGCGGTGTCCTGTGCGGCCGGTGCGGCCTCCGTCAGGGTCGCGGCCTGGAGCGTCAGGCAGAGCACGGCACCTGCGCACAGGCGGAGCGCCGTCTTGAGAGGGGTACGCATCGTGGGTCGCCTCCTGGCTACGGCAGGGTCCATTTCTGGTTGGGTCCGGTGTGGCAGGTCCACAGATGGACCGGCGTCCCGTCGTTCCACGTACCGCCCGAGGCGTCCAGACACTTGCCCGACTGCGGATTGCGGACCGAACCGTCCGACTGCGCCAACCACTTCTGCGCACCCGTCCCATTGCACGTCCACAACTGCACCCGAGTACCGTCCGCACTCCCCCCACCCGAGACGTCCAGACACTTCCCCAACACCCTCAACGAACCGTCACCCGCAACCGACCACCGCTGCGCCCCCGTCCCGTTGCACGTCCACAACTGCACCCGAGTACCGTCCGCCGTACCGGCATCGGCCACATCCAGACACTTGCCACCCACACCCCTCACCTCACCCGTGCGGGTGCCGTCGGCGGAGGTGGTGAAGGAGAACTCGTCGACGTCGAAGAGGGCGCCCGCGCCGCCCTTGAAGACGAGGTGGAGGGTGGTGGGTCCGGCCGGCTGGTCGCTCAGCGGCGCCGTGACGTCCGTGAAGGTCTCCCAGCCGCCGGTGACCGGCACCGTGGCGGTGCCGAGCAGGGTGCCTGCGGGTGATCCGGCGCGGACCTCGAGGGTGCCGCCGGAGCCGGCCGAGGAGACGCGGGCGGTGAAGCCGGTGGTGTTGTCGAGGCTGTAGGGAGTGAAGGAGATCCAGTCGCCGTTGTGGATCTCGCCGACCGTCCTGCCGCCGTGTGCGGAGGCGTGGTTGACGACCTGGACGCCGGCGGAGTCTCCGTAGTGCTCGGCCTGCCGGTGGCTGGGCTGGGTGATGTGCTGGTCGTGCGCGGTGAGCGCGGGCTGGCCGCCGGCGCCCTTGTCGGTGTACTCGGCGTCGACGACGCCGAAGATGTTGGCGTTGGGGTCGTGTTCGCCGTCGGCCAGGGTCCGCAGGGTGCCGGTGCAGCCGGTGGCCGAGGTCTGCGGGTGCCCGTGGCTGTCGTGACCGACGATGAAGGTGACCTTGACCTTGGCGCAGTCGATCGTGCCGTCCTCCGGGTCGGTGACCGTCACCCGGAACGGGATGGCGTCGCCGAAGTCGTGGATCCGTCCGTCGGCCGGGGTGTCGAGCCGCACGGTCGGTGCGGTGTTGCCGACGGTGATCCGGACGGAGGCGGTGGCGGACTTCCCGGTGGGGTCGGTGACCTTCAGCGTGGCGGTGTACTGGCCGTTGACGGTGTAGGTGTGGGAGGGGTCGGCCGCGGTGGAGACGGCGCCGTCGCCGAAGGTCCAGGCGTGGGTGAGCGCGCCTCCGTCCGGGTCGGAGCTGCCGGCCGAGGAGAAGCCGACGGTGAGCGGTGCGGTGCCGGAGGTGGTGTTCGCCCTGGCCTGGGCCACCGGGGCGCGTCCGCCGGTCACGTGCTCGATGCGGTAGAGGGCCGAGTTGGCGTCGCCGTTGAAGTAGCCGGTGCCGTAGTCGAGGACGTACAGCGCGCCGTCCGGGCCGAAGGCCATGTCCATCACCTGGGTTCCGCTCCAGGGGAAGGCGTTGATGGACTGTACGGTTCCGTCGCCGCCGGTCTCGATCCGCTTGATCCAGCGGCGGCCGAACTCACCGGCGAAGAAGTCGCCGTCGTACTCGGCGGGGAACTTCACCTCGGAGGTGGAGCCGGCGTCGTAGCGGTAGACGGGTCCGCCCATGGGCGACTCGGATCCGTTGCCGAACTCGGGGACGGATCCGCCGTCGTACGGGATCCAGGCGGGCTGGGCGGGCGGCAGGTCGGTCAGGCCCGTGTTGCGGGGTGAGGTGTTCTTCGGTGCCGCGCAGTCGAAGGACGGGCCCGAGGCGCCGGTGCCGAAGTCGTGGTCGGTGTACGCGTCGTTCCTGCCGGTGCAGTAGGGCCAGCCGAAGTTGCCGGCCCTGGTGATCCGGTTGAACTCGACCTGTCCTGCGGGGCCGCGGGAAGCGTCGGCGGTGCCGGCGTCCGGACCGTAGTCCCCGACGAGGACGGCGCCGGTGGCCTTGTCGACGCTCATCCGGAAGGGGTTGCGGAAGCCCATCGCGTAGATCTCGGGCCGGGTCCTCGCGGTGCCGGGTGCGAAGAGGTTGCCCGCCGGGATGCCGTACGTGCCGTCGGCGTTCACCTTGATGCGCAGGATCTTGCCGCGCAGGTCGTTGGTGTTGCCCGAGGAGCGCTGGGCGTCGTAGGCGGGGTTGCGCGAGGCGCGCTCGTCGATGGGCGTGTAGCCGTCGGAGGCGAAGGGGTTGGTGTCGTCGCCGGTCGACAGGTACAGGTTGCCGGCCGCGTCGAAGTCGATGTCGCCGCCGACGTGGCAGCACAGTCCGCGGGAGGCGGGCACGTCGAGGATCTTCTTCTCGCTGCCCGGGTCCAGGGTGCCGTCGGCCCTCAGGACGAACCGGGACAGCCGGTTGACGCCGTCGAACGGGGTGAAGTCCGAGGCGTTCCCGTCGGCCGGGGCGTCGCCGGCCGGCGTGCCGAGCCGGGGGGCGTAGTAGAGGAAGACGAAGCGGTTGGAGGCGAAGGCCGGGTCGACGGCGACGCCCTGCAGGCCCTCCTCGTCGTGGCTGTACACCTCCAGCCTGCCCGCCACGGTGGTGTTGCCCGCCGCGTCGGTCAGCCGGAGTGTGCCGTCGCGCGAGGTGTGCAGCACCGAGCGGTCCGGCAGGACGGCCAGTGTCATGGGCTCGCCCGTCTCGGCCACTCCCTTGGCGAGGGTGACCTGCTGGAAGTCCTCGGCCGCGGCGGCGGAGGACTCGGCGGGGACGGCGGGGGTTCCGGCGGGGGCGGCGGCGGCCGGGCCCAGGGGCAGCGTCAGGCCCAGGGCACACACCGCGGCCGTCAGCAGTGTGCGGACGCGTCTGAGTCCGAGCGGTTTCGTGCGCACGGATGTCTCCAGGGATATGGGGGGTGGCGGCGGTCCCCGAGGGGCCCGCCGTGAAGGAGTACGGGCGCGCGCCGTCGCGCCGTCGGACGCCGGTCCGTCACCCGGGCGGGCTCATGACCGGTTCATTTCAAGGAAGTTAGCGGGCCGGGTACGAACGCGTAACCCCTTTCGCACGCGGTCCCGCGTCTTCTTCCTCGCGTGGGACAAAGTGCCGTCCCGGCGTGAGCGGGACGCGGGGAGGTCTCAGGCCGTCCCGGCGCCGGCCGCGTGACGGTCGTCGCCGCCGGTCAGGGTGCGGGCGAGCGGCACTCTCGAGAGGGCCGACACACCCGCGACGATCAGGGCGACGCCCAGCAGCTGCGGAAGCAGCCACCAGCCCCCGCGCACGTACTCGGCGTAGATCGTGACCCCGAGGGCCAGGCTCACGCTCGCGTCGCCGAGTGTGATCGCCGGCTGGGAGGCGACGAGGGGGCCCGCCTGCATCGCGTTCTCCAGGAAGAACAGCGCGGACACGCCGAAGAGGGCGAACCCGTAGGTCTGCCAGGCGGTGAGGAACGCGACGACGCCGTCGTCGTCGAGGGTGTGCATCGACGCCTTCATCAGCGCCGCCGTCACGGCGTACGCGACGGCGGTGGCGAGACCGAAGCACGCGGCGCGCCCCCGCCCCTCGGGCCGGCGGATCCCGGTGAGCACGAGGCCGGCGATCGCCGCGACGCACACGGCGAGCGCCGGGATCCACAGGTCCATCGGCACATGGGTCCGGTTTCCCTCGGGTGACGCGGCGCCCAGCGCGACGGCGAGCCCCGCGACCACGGCGCAGACGGCCGCCCAGCCGGCGCGGGACAGCCGCCCCCGAAGCAGCAGCGTGCCGATCACCAGCGTGAACGGCAGCTCCAGCACCAGGAGCGGCTGAACGACCGTCAGCGGACCTGTGGCGAGCGCCACGGCCTGGCAGAGCGCGGCGGCGATGACGGCGGCGATGACGGCGAGCCAGACACGGCGCCGCAGCAGGTCGAGCATGAGTCCGGCGCGCAGCTTGTCGGACCGTGGCACGGTCAGGGCGGCCTTGCGCTGGAGCACGGTCGCGAGGGCGTTGCTGAGCGCGGCTCCCAGCGCGAACAGGGCCGGCAGCAGGATGTCCACCGTGTGGGTCCTCCGGGATGACGAGACGCCCCTCCCCCGTTCCCTGCCATGGTGACCCGCCCTGCCCGCTGCGCGCGGACGCGCGCGGGGCGTGTCGCGAAGTGTCCGCGCGGGTCCGTCAGGACGCGGGGGCGCCGAAGCGGGCCCGCCACAGGTCGCGGAGCAGTCCGATCTCGGCCATGTGGTGGATGAACTCGAGGCAGGACCCCGTGAGCACGGCGGC carries:
- a CDS encoding MFS transporter; amino-acid sequence: MTGQPVGGAAEKAFPVARSEPRLLVPALTFVALVVAAVASLGTPLITSVATSFHVSLGSAQWTLTIALLSGAVATPVLGRLGAGPHRRTTILATLAVVVAGSVLTVLPLPFAWLLAGRAAQGVGLGLTALMMGVARDHLPEERGAAVIALISVVSIIGAGVGYPLAALLAELGGVRAAYGLGLVVTAAALLTAWRSMPEAPEGRSARVDVAGAVVLAAALLLVLFLAGERTLWSRHLAVAAGLAVVAVVLLCVWAVVELRSTTPLVDVRAVRHPAVAGANLAMFVGGIGMYLLLTLITRYAQTPHGAGYGFGLTTFLAGLVLIPFSVLGFVAGKLMPRVRTRIAGPLLLAGSAVVVGGGFALFAAARSDLAELFVAMGVLGFGVGGFSAAMPGVILAVTPRSETSSAMSFNYVVRSVGYSLGSAIGGLILAAGTGPGHLFPDDGAYTTAALVGIGAMAITTLTSLALARRRSSGTTP
- a CDS encoding MarR family winged helix-turn-helix transcriptional regulator, which gives rise to MSLTSAATLATLDRTGPRRITDLAAVEGVTQPAMTALVRVMEESGLVERRGDASDKRVTLVCLTEAGASYVRTRRQAGVHAFERLIGGLTGDEVEALVAALPALKHLAELESQARERPKQ
- a CDS encoding winged helix-turn-helix transcriptional regulator: MSLTHTAVTTTPAELDPCGREDHPDCGIRDVLDRIGDKWSVLVIVELAGGPRRFRELQRAVDGISQRMLTLTVRRLERDGLVLRTVYPTVPARVDYRLTGTGAGLTHLVKALADWSLAHRDVIAEARHAYDRAHPDHDIR
- a CDS encoding Rossmann-fold NAD(P)-binding domain-containing protein, whose amino-acid sequence is MILVTGARGNLGSAALAALHARGAVASGGSRTPGEGMRRLDFDDPADLDLAGVSTLVLVSAGYAEDDRVVARHAAVLDAAVRDGVGHVVYTSLTTAGDHLGFALAHRATERLVRGSGVPWTILRNGLYAELFGGLLMWAGDGVESAFGEGALAAVAREDLAEAAAVVASDPAPHGGRVYDLVGTPVTAGQVAGGLGVAHRAISLGEYRRRLLETPGLLPFQPPMLASIATGVRHGFLDGTAPDLADLLGRAPRDPLATAVEAARTSPRFP
- a CDS encoding alpha/beta fold hydrolase, with translation MRRWGEPRIHVTDWDETDGRGVPAVFVHNIFTWGGDDLYGFAAQRPLADRHRLLLVDRRGYGRSPDTARGDFETDADDVVGLLGEPRSGPDGHQGPAHLVGHGNGGVIAMLAAARRPDLVRSLTLIQPSAFTAAAEHPTVAAMLERVAGTAPGHLPESVTAAEFLRASTEGIGLPMPEPTARRLRAVATSMRERPIWEANVPLEPLRSAPWPTLIVCGTWEDAPTLYRTHVGEPLMACAEVLTDALGARLLRVPGFYPHTQHPDAVNAALRQHWGIR
- a CDS encoding aldo/keto reductase, giving the protein MQTLTLNNGVEMPALGLGVFQTPPDETRAAVADALDLGYRHIDTAAAYGNEREVGQAVRDSGVPRDEIFIETKIWISDFGYDETLHGFEKSAAKLGVDRLDLLILHQALPSEFDRTLAAYRALEKLLADGKVRAIGVSNFMVDHLTTLLDATSVVPAVNQLEIHPYFQQRAVLDFDDRHGILNQAWSPIGGITFYPGFGEDRRSVLEDPAVTRVAEAHGKSPAQVLLRWGLQQGRSVIPKSTRRTRIAENIDVFDFELTAAELTALDALETGRRGGPEPEDVTLADFGRAVPEA
- a CDS encoding DUF1330 domain-containing protein; the protein is MPKGYWVSVYRTISDPEKLAAYNKLARLAVAAGGGRVLVRGGRVVAYDAGIAERTVLIEFDSFEQAVAARESASYQEALVALSDGVERDFRIVEGID
- a CDS encoding lectin encodes the protein MRTPLKTALRLCAGAVLCLTLQAATLTEAAPAAQDTARTADVAAAAAADPAYRLLVFSRTAGFRHSSIDEGITALRDLGAANGFTADATEDPQAFTTANLARYRAVAFLSTTGDVLGPTQQTAFEQYLGAGGGYVGIHAAADTEYDWPFYEGLAGALFQSHPAIQQATVEVEDRAHDATAHLGGTWQRTDEWYNYRTNPRTTAHVLASLDESSYSGGSMSGDHPIAWCKDYAGGRAFYTGGGHTEESYADPVFRRHLLGGIRWAAGTTQADCRPETGYTPLFDGTGTTGWKQAGPGGFTLADGTLTSHGGLGLLWYDAREITGDYSLKLDWKASGDDNSGVFVGFPSSDDPWSAVNNGYEIQIDATDAADRTTGAVYGFQSADLPARDAALNPPGEWNTYEIRVTGEWLELFLNGRRINDFTNTDPARSLRQGHIGLQNHGDGDEVAFRNIRIKQAGTPSDPRTGEVRGVGGKCLDVADAGTADGTRVQLWTCNGTVAQRWSVAGDGSLRVLGKCLDVSGGGSADGTRVQLWTCNGTGAQKWSAQSDGSVRNPQSGKCLDASGGTWNDGTPVHLWTCHTGPNQKWTLP